The Cryptomeria japonica chromosome 2, Sugi_1.0, whole genome shotgun sequence region GATGTGTTATTTGGTCACAACACTTCCCCATCTCTCACCATGTTAGCCAATTCATTATCACATTATGCCATTTAATTTTTGTCATCTATTCTTTTGTGATCCATTTCTCTTATGGATTGATAGTAATAAAACACACATTATAATTTTGTTACAAGGTTCACAACTCACCCTAAGAATGACTTAGAAACTATGTTTTGATATGAATTAATGTAGCCATGGAGAGATGGTCTAATGAAATACTAGTAATTCAAGTAGTAAATATACTAATAGAAGAAATAACACATAATATATTAATTCTTTGAAAAATGAGAATAGATTGTATGCATTATAATTGGTACTTGATTACAATCACAAGTGCATGCCAAGAGTCTTAGAACTTTGAGTCCTTGATCTTTAATTTGATCCCCTCCTCCATTGTTTATCAATATTTAATCTACCATATTCTATAAAGAAAAATGATGTATGGTGTTGACCAAAATAATGGTACAATGCCCTATTCACATGAAAAACCCATGGGACCAATATTAAATGACTTCAAGTTCTTAACTTTACCTAAAATGGGAAAGATAATTTGTTTCTTATAAGTTTAGTCCATATGTGCAATAAAATATAAGCTTTCAAATTAATTGTGGCTTCAACCATTAGCTTCCTTGGAATCAATACTCAAataatttatcttaaatttgtacaaaattcaaatatttttgtgtAAAACTCAATGAAAATAAATTGTTGTAAGGTCCTCCACAATATTAAATtgacacaaaatacaaaaacatataaTTAATTGTTAATAAAtccaacatgctcaaaatataattattaatacatGTAACTAGATTACAACATAATGTCTGAGTACATAAGCCCAAAGATTAGGCAAAAGATATAGAAACTATTTCTTTTATACAAGACCATTAGGTATAATACAATGTGTACATAAAGTATATAACTAAAGATGATATTAAAATATACTCCTAGCTTGTGACCTCTGTACAACAACACCATGGATGAGAACATTTCCAAAGTGCTTTACCACCCAACCTCAAAGGACTACGATTCCTCATAATCCTTCTAATGAAGATTATTTGACCCTACATAAGGGTCCTAGAAATCTAAAACTATTAAGAGTGATAAAATCTAGTGCAAGGTGATATATATACATTCTAAATGCTAATATAACAATATCATGATATGACGTAAAGTAAGATAATAATCgatcaaataaaaataatttagtaAAATATCAATAATATTTGGCCAAGGCACATTTTTGGGCCATCTATTGAAAGGTAAGTTTTAAGTAGAGACTTACCCTTTTAGGTTTCTTCATATATGACACTTGTCTAGCATCAAATTAAAAGAAAATTCAAACACGTGTAGTAATACAACTATGCATATCTACTCATTAAATTTTCAATATTTGAATACAAATTTAGTCATAGATAATCTAAAAGATATCCATAACATCATGTTGTGAGTGTGAAAAACAATTTAAATAAAAGCCATTAGAATGagcatttatttttcttaaattcaaagaccataaattcaaataaaataaaatatgtagcaAATTAAATGTAGAATTATAGTAAATAATTCATGAGATGTTTGATTATTAATCATAACATTATTTTTATAGCCACTTAAGTTCAAAACTCCACTAGGACATTTTGATGGGGAGCATTGTGTCCTCATTGATCCATTAAGCTTACAATTTTGAACCTTCATGTTTTGAATAGATAAAACTAGGATCGGCCTAAACCATTATAAAACCATCATGGAGGTACACAAAAGGGAGGAACTCACAACTAGTGAGACCACCAAATTCACAAAAATATAAAATGGATAGAACTTTTTTTGAAATGAGGATTTTGACTAGAGCAGAAAACCAATAGGGATAAGGGCCCAAATCCACAAATTACATAATCTGAATAGAGGGGTTTAGGATTTAATCTCAAACCATATCTTGTAAATCCCCCTTGCATTGGAGCTACTACAACCAAGGGAACAATCCATCAATaatggattttgaaaggcttcccataCCTTTTACCTATAGGTCCACCTTGAATCCGAGTCAAAGAAGCAAACCACAATAATATGGAGACATCCAAAAAGCTTGTGATAGAAGAAGCACCTAGCCATtccaaaatattattaaataaagttACCATTCAATGGACTAGAAAAAGAAAACTCGAAGGGTTTTGAAAGGAATATTTGAACCTTTGATTGGTAGAAAATCCCATTGTCGAAATAGGAGGACCTAAGGGTGTATCCTTAGAAGGGAAAACCAGATGACTGATAGGGTAGGGTGAATAACAGAGCCTTCTTTGGTTAAATACCTTTGAGGTAACCAATGTACAATGCACTTCCAAAGCCCACCCAACACTGCCAGTGAAAGTCTACCTTTGTTAAGAATGTTGTCAACATTAGAAAGAGAAATGATAAACCCCACAAACACCCATCACCAATAAAAGCCTTCATGAACAGTGCGCCTCCTAGGCCTACATCCATAGGGCCACTGGAAAGAGTAGAGAAAACAAAACTCCTAGAACCCATACCCATAAGGATAAAATCTCTAAAAATAGTCACATAGAGGGGGAGACAAGCCCACCAATATCAAAACATCCACAACAATAATGGAAACTACCTAGCTATGTAATGAAGCATGCCTCTATAGGAACAAAAGTATAGAGCAAGGGATCTCAATACAACATCGAAACCTCCACAGGGACCCATCCACAGAAAAGGCGTCTCCCCTTGAGAACCCAAATAGAGACAAGGAACAAATCCTTTGGGAGAGGATCAGAAAAGGCACACTAAAGGCCAAAATACCAAGCAACCTTTGATGCCTTAATGAAAATGCAAGAGCACCCTCACACCCAACTTGCAACACCACAGGGTGGGAAAAAAACAGGACTAGATGGGAAGCCCTCACATCACATACCCCTACTCCTACCAAAAAGGAAGGTCCCTAAAATACCCCAAGACCACCATTGTCGCACTAAAAAAATCTACCTAGTAGTAGAACTAAATACACACTCCAAGCATTTACTGCCACAAACCTTAGCACACATGACCATAAGGAAATTCCAAGAAGGGGCCTTCTACCCATTAAAAAATTGTGAGGACCATTAATATCTGCATAGTAGGACAACCTATAGAGAACCCAATAGACAACAAACGAGGCCCACATGCTCCAACTTGTGGTGAATTTCATAAAAGAAGCAAAAATGACCCACAAATAACACTAGGAGAAGAAAACTATTAGTATGAAGGCACACGATCGTCACATAGTCAGTGACAACACTAGAAATAATCTACCTTTGACCTAGTATAGGACACCACGCAGCAGGAAACATGCCCAAACACCCTAAAACCAAAATGGCCCACGAGAGGGCCACACCACGAACTCAATAAAAGGTGACTCCATGGTTATCACTATCATCCATCTCGTTTCCATGGCCTTCATCATCATCTCATGTGACCTCTCCTCCTCCTAAAACCATAGTGCTATCTTTCTTTCTTACCATCGCAAGCCATATTGAGCCTCTGCATTGATGTTGTTGGCATTCATGTCAGTGACTTAATGCTCAAAACCCTtattgggttgatgtgattgatgATTTTGTGCATGTTTAGCTATTGAACTCATAGGATTATATTATTTGTGATGTTGTTGTGAATTCATTCTAAGGACGAGGTCTCTCATTTGTGACCTCACTAGATTCGAACTAGATTGAAAATTCTTGTGCTAGTGACAAAAAATTAATATGATAAAATAAATTACCtgtaaaatgaaataaattatctcttagaaaaatagataaaattaaataattcttaaaataAATATCAAATCTATCACATCTCTCATATTTTTATGTgtgaaaaatttaaataaataaaacaacttcaattttcatatctctaacaatttttttatatagatttattttaactttatattaATGAAAGtacaaatgaatttattaaatacaACAAAAATACTCTTTATTTTACTTCAAAAGGCATCTACTTGTCCCCCACATTTTTTAACTTCACCTTTAAATTCTCTTCACCACTTTTCCTATTTAATAATGTAATAAGCTCTTATGTTGACTTTTTATAAGGAACTTCATCGTTAACTACTCTTCTCTTTcaaaattttgtacttttaaaatCACACTTTGTCAAATTTATACATTGAGTATGTAAAACTTGAAAATAAGGCTCTTAGTAAAATCCATTCTTGATTAAATTATGAAATGTGATTTTTGAAATTTCTTATTAACACTAATTAGATTGAAAAGATTTGCTAATATTGATACAAGTAGTAATTTGAATCACAATATATTTTATGAGATATCTATAAGAAATAAATTAatgatttatttcctcttccaaaaattaCTACATCATTATTGATctaaaattcaagttttgaatatatGACTAGAACTTTCTTCAAATTTGAACAtgctttttaatgatttttcattatTCATCctcataaaaaatattataattttaaaaatataagtaaccatacaaaattatattACAAAGATTCAAACATACTTTATTAAATATacttatattaaattatttattttcaaccATTAAAGTAATTTTTGAATATCcatcaataattaaaaattatttaaatttctagTCAGAAAAAATTACACAATATTAATTTATAACTATAAATTTATACTTTAAACCATAAAACTAATACTATATACAAAATTTGTAAAACGAAATCAGAAATGCACTCTAATCCGGAGCCACACCGCGCCAGTTTTCCTGCACCGAAGTTACCGAAGATATTGACGTGCTGCTTGTCGAGTTGGAAGATTCTGTGCTTTCCCGCAGCATCTTCTTGATTTCTGTGAGACGGGCAACAACTTCTTTCATGGTTGGTCTAAAGTCCCTTTCTATTGCAAGCAACTCGAAGGCCAAGTCGGCAACTGCAGCAACAGTGACCTTCACCTCGTGATTTCTTCCCATCTTCAAATCTGGATCGACCAATTCATCCAACACACCTCTTCTGATCTTGTCTGTGGCCATCTTAGCAAGGCTGATTTCGTTTCTATTTCGCATAATATCCACTGCTACTTTGGCAGAAATGATCTCCACCAGAACTACTCCTAAGCTGTATACATCAGACTTCTCGGTGAGCTGGAAGCATTCATGGTACACTGGGTCAACATACCCGGCTGTTCCTTGTGGAGAAGTTGTGATGTGTGAAACATTCACGGGCACCAATCTAGAAAGCCCAAAATCTGCAACTTTTGCTCTGAAATGTTCATCGAGAAGAATGTTACTAGATTTCACATCTCTGTGAATTATGGGCGGATGGATGCTGTGGAGATACGCTAAGGCCTGAGCAGTTTCTATGGCGATGTTTAAGCGAGTTGCCCAAGGCAAGCCTGTGAGGGTTCTTCGGCTCCCATGAAGGTGATCAGACAAGGTCCCATTTGGCACAAACTCGTAAACAAGCAGTAGCATTGGACTCTGCAGGCACGTACAGCCATAGAGACGAACGAGGTTTGGATGACACAGGGATGACAATATTTGTACCTCATTCATAAATTGTTCAAGTGTTCTGGAGCTCTCCTGATAAAGCCTCTTCACTGCTACAGATCGTCCATCCACAAGGTTACCCAGGTAGACCACGCCAAACCCTCCACCTCCAAGTAAGTTATTTTCGTCAAAGAAATTTGTCGCCTGCTGAAGTTCTTGATAGGGAAATATGGACAAACTGCCTATCGTATACATTGGACCGTAACCTACATCCGTGCCGCTTCTCATATAATTACTGTAATCACCACGAAGCCCTCGGATATGAGCCCGCTTTCTTCTCTTCACATACAAAATACAAAGCACCGCTAGTGCTGCCATCAGTGCGACTCCTCCCACGGAGCAACCTGTATTAACATTCTAATTAGATTTCACACTTTTTAAAAGTTAAGTAATTAATAGTATTTTAACCTTTCATTATTTACGTTATATCAATCGAAATTCTTTACTAATACTAAACTTGGCAATATTTAAGAATAGTCTATCAAATGATGGAGATAACTGTAAGAGACAGAACAAACTGAGCCATTTCCCACGCATATTCAGCCTTGAAGTAAAAATTGTGAACATGATTAAAGAGGAAGGGATGCTTACCGAGAGCAATAGCAGTTTTATTAGCAGTCTCAGACCCACCTGCATGGGCTCAATTATAAACAATGGCAGAGATAGTTACTAGTAGTTTTTCCTTACACATAAAAGTTTGACGCTTTTTCTTCACCTCTCAATTAAATAGACAGGTAGTTACGACTCTTACCAGGGCTCCACGATTTGCAACTCAATTTTGTCGAATTACTGGTGTCGTAAATGCAAAGCTCCTTGTTTGACTCGCAATGCTCACAACCTTTGCTGATACTCCATTTTATTTTGAACCCATGCTTTATCCTTTGAAGCGATTGTAGATTAGTTTTGTCAACATTTTTAACAGGGAGATGCACTAGTGATTTACAATACGTACCCAAATTCGAGTCTGAATAATACCAACTCTTGTTACATTCTAAAGCATATGCTTCAGTGGGCATGTAGTCTTTGATTTCTTCTGCGCACTCTCCCCATAGACTAGTATTTGTGTATTTGTCAGAAATACGAAACTGAGGACTAGACCAGAATTCCATTGTACGGTTACTGGTCGACGGGTTGCAAGCATCTCCCCACATATTtctatcaactattctcatatgattGACATGACCCTCTTTCCGGTGGCCAGAATGTTCGAGCAGATAGTATTGATAGCCACTGATGTTAATTGAAGTCATATTCAGTTGATGATCACAGTCAAGCTGAAGAGCAGGGTCACCACAGCCGCTGCTCTTTGGTCCGAAGGGATATTCGAAGGTTTGATTCCCACATTCAAAGATTCCTGGACAAGCTGCAGATGAAGGAGCGAGGCATGACATGAATATTGTGAAGACAAGAGAAAGGATTTGCTCAGAATGGTAACGATGAAGGGACAGTCCTTCCATTTTCATCTACTTACAAGAGTGAGAAGAAATGAGTTAGAACAGAGGAACATGAACAACAGTTTAATAGCATAGGAGGACGACCAGAAGCCAGAAAAATGATTAGTTGTGAGGAAACCATAACAAAAATACCGTAGTCAATACGCCAATTTGACTTGGCTTTCGATACTGACCTCAAAAGTCGGAGTCAATACGCCAATTTGGCTCACCCCTTATTTCGCTAAAGTCAAAATTCAACGCTTGAATCGCTTATAATAATGATTTACTAAATTCCACGCGCTTTCCTATCACATTGTAATAGAAACATCTGAGTTCGCGCGAAATTTACGTTTAGTTTGACGTACAGTCGAAGGTCGCTGATCATTATAAGTTATGTTTGGGATCTATGAAAATCACTCCACTAACACGGAAATTGCATCGAATGGATGGAAATATGAAATGTGGCACTGCCTATCGCGCCAGATCCGTAGCAATCTTCTGTCATCTTTTTGCTCTCTGATTTGCACGCTTGCCGTCTCGTACGATGCTTTGAGAGAGAAAAAAAATTTCGATCAACACTTTGTCAATGCCCACGTTTTGTTCCTTTTGACTTTTGACTGAAGCCGGGGCtgaatttttttaaagttttttaaaaattaaaaaaaagagggCAGGGGTCCCGCAGCCTCTCAGGGCCTTAGGCCCCCTTCACTAGTGCAGGGGATTAGGGGAAGGGGGCAAGGGAGATTTGGGGAAGGGGGCGCAAGGGTTCGCATAGGAATTTTGGGAGGGGCCTGAGGGCCTACGAGGTTGGGGGACCcgtttcttttttatttattttcataaatatttaataaaaatgaatgaaattaaaatattaaagtataaaagattaattaaaatgaataaaaatataaaataaatcatttataaaattaatataatattaataaattataatgattaaatttatataataaataaaattaaaataatataatattataattaatattatttatttttaaaatattattgtatttataaaatatgaataaaattaatataatattatatttagttGACATGAATAATATAATTattcattataatatttttttttttaccatatATTGACTTTATCTattgtatataatattttttttattcataattatttaattttaaatcttCTTTTTGATAAATCATAGAGAAAAAATAACATTTTAATAAATTTCTAGACTAATATCCATAATCTATTTTACAATGTaaacattattttttcatttgaATAAACTGCACAAAGTAAGGATTATCATGTTAATGAATCATTTTGAATAATGATTATGTTATATGGTTCCATTCCATGTCCACTAAATTTATTATTATGATACatgataataaataataaaatataatagttAAGAGATTACTCAACCTTTTTACATTGATTGTATAGTTCTAaacaccttttttattttttatggaaTTATGTGTACATATAAAAATTAGTGAATCTAAGTCACTAGAAAGAAGTTTTAGCTCATTTTTCATTTTGCTTCAAGAAAAAAAAGTTCCAAATATGTGGTTCAATAGatgaatttataaataaaatagttACTCAAACTATCAAgccaaaaattataataaaataccaAAGAGGATGGCAACAATATTACACTTTTAATTCCTAAAGTAGCATAATGATTGAGCTATAGACCCTCTTCaaaaaaagttgaaattaagaacaTGCATAACTATAAAATTTGTCATAACTATAAATTATACACAAGGTGAAATGAAACTAACTATTCATTATGTATAAGAAGAAAATTAACATTAAAACAAAAAATAGCATATTGAATGAGAcacttgaaatattttttttttggttgcatTTCAATGATAAATCAATAAATTTGTAATGTAATTGACTAAGAGACATAACTAAATGGTAACAATAATAACCCAAATTAAAGTATGTCGACACCTATGTTTGGTAACACATATTCATGTACTTAGCTAGAATCACAGTTTCTAAGCATAAACAGGTATGAAGTTATAAGGGTTGAGCCATGTACATGTGGAGAAGGTTGAATAAAATTTACTACCATATATTTCTAGTCATAAAAGTTTAAATTCAGAAGCATGTTAATAATATGATTAAGTTTTCTTAATTATAACATTGAGAGTGAGATAATCATTAAAGTATACATTATAAATTTACTTTAAAAATGTACAAAAGAACTAGAGATGTTAAGCTATGTTTGCTTGAAACTCTTAGATGCTCTACCAATTTCTACTCCCTTGtaattatataaaagaaaaaaatgatgtaCATACATAATATGAAAGTCAAAAGTACAATATACAAATGATGTGTGTATTGTGAATCTTGAAGCTACTCCCTCCATGCTCTCATTTTTAAAGTGGAAGGTAGTCAAATTTACACATTGAAACAATATATTTCGTCCCTAACCATTAGTGTAGAAAATTATTTGTAATAGTATTGATCATGATCGTCCATTCTATTGTCATCAAAATCTGTACATTACATACTGTagttataaattaatttataaatttaatctTCAAACTTGTTAGaaaagtatttcataattttttaccTTCTCCAATTTGCATTTCCTCTGTTATTTCTGGTGTTTGGTTAAGATCAATATGAAATGGTAAGCTATGATGTCCACTATTTTGTTGATCATCTAAAATTGTATTCACGTGTACATTCAATAAATCAACATAGAAAAAATGTTACTTGTGTAAGATTGGAATATGCAATTAATATAGGTAATATTGACATTCTAATTACTTGGAATggtttgttgaaatatttgatttgaaaAATATCGATAGCTAAAGATGGTTGAGTTCCAAAAAATGTACCCACTAGTTGCTTGATTAAGTATAGAAAAGAGGTTAGAAATAAAAAACTTAGCAATATTATAATTAAtgaatcaacaaattaaattgttagAAAATTACCATCTACAATTTGCATATCATCTACTGTTGATTGGTTTAGATCAATAAAAAAGGGCAATCGACATCCTCGAGTATTATCTTGATCGTCCAAAGCTACAATCACATATTTTTAACATATGAAATAAAAGGAAGAATTATATTACAATGAAACTATAAAATAAATTAGAATCGATGTACTCACTATGTTGTTCCCTTATAGTAGTCACTTCTTCTTGTATGGAAATGCCTGAACAATTTAAGaccctttttttcttttattttctaccAGTTGTACAAGGGAACCAGAATTCTTCATGCTCTGCTACTCTTTCATTTAAATCTTGATGAACGACATTGCGCCTTTGATGAAGAGAATGGTGTTTGTGCATTTTGTTTGGACTAAACCATGAATATTTTAGTCTCATGGACATGTCCTCTGAGCCAAGAattgatgaaaactttgaagaggaagaaagagaTGCATCAAAATCTTTTTTATTTATCTCTCAGCACATTCAATAAAAATGAGTTTTTTCATCTTGTTTGGTTGGTAGA contains the following coding sequences:
- the LOC131053168 gene encoding LEAF RUST 10 DISEASE-RESISTANCE LOCUS RECEPTOR-LIKE PROTEIN KINASE-like 1.4 — its product is MKMEGLSLHRYHSEQILSLVFTIFMSCLAPSSAACPGIFECGNQTFEYPFGPKSSGCGDPALQLDCDHQLNMTSINISGYQYYLLEHSGHRKEGHVNHMRIVDRNMWGDACNPSTSNRTMEFWSSPQFRISDKYTNTSLWGECAEEIKDYMPTEAYALECNKSWYYSDSNLGTYCKSLVHLPVKNVDKTNLQSLQRIKHGFKIKWSISKGCEHCESNKELCIYDTSNSTKLSCKSWSPGKSRNYLSI
- the LOC131049876 gene encoding LEAF RUST 10 DISEASE-RESISTANCE LOCUS RECEPTOR-LIKE PROTEIN KINASE-like 1.2, whose amino-acid sequence is MAALAVLCILYVKRRKRAHIRGLRGDYSNYMRSGTDVGYGPMYTIGSLSIFPYQELQQATNFFDENNLLGGGGFGVVYLGNLVDGRSVAVKRLYQESSRTLEQFMNEVQILSSLCHPNLVRLYGCTCLQSPMLLLVYEFVPNGTLSDHLHGSRRTLTGLPWATRLNIAIETAQALAYLHSIHPPIIHRDVKSSNILLDEHFRAKVADFGLSRLVPVNVSHITTSPQGTAGYVDPVYHECFQLTEKSDVYSLGVVLVEIISAKVAVDIMRNRNEISLAKMATDKIRRGVLDELVDPDLKMGRNHEVKVTVAAVADLAFELLAIERDFRPTMKEVVARLTEIKKMLRESTESSNSTSSTSISSVTSVQENWRGVAPD